The following are from one region of the Acidobacteriota bacterium genome:
- a CDS encoding response regulator: MQLEAEGFTVLHAASAEAALAMAVQQPLSLITLDIMLPNMDGWEFLGQIKHIPELARVPVVIISIVADRNKGFALGAAAVMQKPISRQELYGSLVDLGLFPVAPGKTLRVLVVDDDPKAVELIAVRIVGLAGTVLRAYGGCEAIEIARRELPDLIVLDLLMPDVNGFDVVDALKEQLATASIPILVVTAKQVTADDRSKLNSCVSTIMEKASFDGDRFAQEVRRAMSGRPVAA; encoded by the coding sequence GTGCAGCTCGAGGCGGAGGGTTTCACCGTGCTCCATGCCGCGTCGGCCGAGGCCGCCCTGGCGATGGCGGTGCAGCAGCCGTTATCGCTCATCACACTCGATATCATGCTTCCCAACATGGATGGCTGGGAATTCCTCGGGCAGATCAAGCATATCCCCGAACTGGCGCGGGTCCCCGTGGTGATCATCTCGATTGTCGCCGATCGCAACAAGGGGTTCGCTTTGGGCGCTGCCGCGGTCATGCAAAAGCCCATTTCCCGGCAGGAACTCTACGGATCGCTGGTCGACCTGGGCTTGTTCCCGGTCGCGCCCGGCAAAACGCTCCGCGTGCTGGTGGTGGATGACGATCCCAAGGCCGTCGAGCTCATCGCCGTCCGCATCGTCGGGTTGGCCGGCACCGTGCTGCGCGCGTATGGCGGCTGCGAGGCCATCGAGATCGCGCGGCGCGAGCTCCCCGACCTGATCGTGCTCGACCTCTTGATGCCCGATGTCAACGGCTTCGACGTGGTCGACGCGCTCAAGGAACAGCTTGCTACCGCCTCCATCCCCATCCTCGTGGTCACCGCCAAGCAGGTCACCGCGGACGACCGCTCCAAGCTCAATAGCTGCGTTTCCACCATCATGGAAAAAGCCTCGTTCGATGGCGACCGCTTCGCCCAGGAAGTGCGCCGCGCCATGTCAGGACGCCCCGTGGCCGCCTGA
- a CDS encoding response regulator: MMPNVLIVEDNPTNMALACFLLEAAGHRVIKAVDAEAGLMLAREQQPALILMDIQLPGMDGLQATALLKADPATSAIPVIALTALAMKGDEERIRAAGCDAYIAKPLDYKEFLSLISAHLLVSSRGR, translated from the coding sequence CTGATGCCAAACGTCCTCATCGTCGAAGACAATCCCACCAACATGGCGCTCGCCTGCTTTTTGCTCGAGGCAGCGGGTCACCGCGTGATCAAGGCGGTCGACGCCGAGGCCGGGCTCATGCTCGCACGCGAACAGCAACCCGCCTTGATCCTCATGGATATCCAGCTGCCCGGCATGGACGGCCTGCAAGCCACGGCGTTGCTGAAAGCCGATCCCGCCACCAGCGCCATCCCCGTGATCGCGCTCACCGCCCTGGCGATGAAGGGCGACGAAGAGCGCATTCGAGCGGCGGGCTGTGATGCCTACATCGCCAAGCCCTTGGACTACAAAGAATTCTTGAGCCTGATCTCCGCTCACTTGCTGGTCTCATCCCGTGGTCGCTGA